In one Silene latifolia isolate original U9 population chromosome 10, ASM4854445v1, whole genome shotgun sequence genomic region, the following are encoded:
- the LOC141606489 gene encoding alpha-glucosidase-like — protein MSSMSEKTSNGDNEEVIGYGYKVKWAHVNVSTGIAALTAMLQLLKSSPVYGPDINLLTLTASFETNDRLRIRITDATTPRWEIPTTIFYRRPPPTPQKPPYNHSTTATTKTTLTTPHTDLLFTLHHTTPFSFTVTRKSTPSTLLNTSTTTPLVFKPHFLQFSSSLPTSLAHIYGLGEHTQPTFQLARNQTLTLWNADNAATNLDVNLYGSHPFYMDVRSGPVPGLAHGVLLLNSNGMDVEYTGDQITYKVIGGIIDLYVFSGPTPVKVVDQYTQFIGRPAPMPYWAFGFHQCRYGYHDVNELQSVVAGYAKAKIPLEVMWTDIDYADAKKDFTIDPVNFPLDKMQHFVTMIHNNGQKYVVIVDPGISTNASYGTFIRGMKQDVFVKRFGKPYVGEVWPGPVHFPDFLNPATVTFWTDEIKRFRRLLPVDGLWIDMNEVSNFITSTPDLGSILDDPPYKINDNGVHRPIFSKTIPPSALHYGNISEYNVHNLYGHLEARVTRAALTKLTNQRPFVLSRSTFVGSGKYTAHWTGDIRASWDDLQYSIPSILNFGLFGIPMVGADICGFFGDTTEELCRRWIQLGAFYPFSRDHSERGTTYQELYRWESVAITARKVLGLRYRLLPYFYTLMFEAHMAGLPIARPLFFTFPKDVDTYGISSQFLLGRGVMVSPVLTAGAVFVNAYFPQGNWFDLFDYTRSVSVSTGRYITLSAPPDHINVHVREGNILAMQGEAMTTQAARRTPFNLLVVLSEEGASIGNLFLDNGVDVTMGRENKTWSFVVFSAILTNNSVIITSNVVNRDFAVAQNWIINKITILGLRNRNKVKAYTLQTDGRVVRNHGSRLISNLDKRGQFIVVEIPNLRLSVGYDFMLKLKLEHSD, from the exons ATGTCGTCGATGTCGGAAAAGACGAGTAACGGAGACAACGAGGAAGTAATTGGATATGGGTATAAGGTGAAGTGGGCACACGTTAATGTTTCAACTGGTATTGCAGCGTTGACTGCCATGCTTCAGCTTCTAAAGAGCTCACCTGTTTATGGACCTGATATTAACCTCCTTACCCTCACTGCCAG TTTTGAGACCAATGACCGCCTAAGAATCCGAATAACGGACGCCACCACTCCTCGATGGGAAATCCCCACCACCATCTTCTACCGCCGCCCACCACCAACACCTCAAAAACCACCTTATAATCactccaccaccgccaccacaaAAACTACCCTAACCACCCCACACACAGACCTCCTGTTCACTCTCCACCACACCACTCCCTTCTCCTTCACCGTCACCCGAAAATCCACCCCTTCCACCCTCTTAAACACCTCAACCACCACCCCACTCGTCTTCAAACCACATTTCCTCCAATTCTCCTCCTCCCTCCCTACCTCCCTGGCCCACATTTACGGCCTAGGCGAGCATACCCAGCCAACATTTCAACTGGCCCGTAATCAGACCCTAACCTTATGGAACGCGGACAATGCTGCCACTAATCTAGATGTTAACTTGTACGGGTCACACCCGTTTTATATGGATGTTAGGTCGGGTCCGGTTCCGGGTTTGGCCCATGGGGTTTTGttgttgaatagtaatggtatggatgTTGAGTATACGGGTGATCAAATTACGTATAAGGTGATTGGTGGGATTATCGATCTTTACGTTTTTAGTGGGCCTACGCCTGTCAAAGTTGTGGATCAGTATACTCAGTTTATTGGACGTCCGGCTCCCATGCCTTATTGGGCTTTTG GTTTTCATCAATGCCGGTATGGTTACCATGATGTAAACGAGCTTCAGTCCGTGGTAGCTGGTTATGCAAAAGCCAAAATTCCTCTGGAAGTCATGTGGACAGATATCGACTACGCTGACGCGAAAAAAGATTTCACAATCGATCCTGTTAACTTTCCTCTGGACAAGATGCAGCATTTTGTTACTATGATTCACAACAATGGCCAAAAATACGTGGTTATCGTTGATCCAGGTATAAGCACAAACGCGTCTTATGGAACATTCATCAGGGGAATGAAACAAGACGTCTTTGTCAAGCGGTTTGGAAAGCCGTATGTTGGAGAAGTCTGGCCTGGGCCTGTGCATTTCCCCGATTTTCTGAATCCTGCTACTGTAACCTTCTGGACAGACGAGATTAAAAGATTCCGAAGGCTTCTTCCTGTTGACGGTCTTTGGATTGACATGAACGAAGTTTCAAATTTCATTACTTCAACCCCTGACCTCGGATCAATCCTTGACGATCCGCCTTACAAGATCAATGACAACGGAGTTCACAGACCGATTTTTAGCAAAACTATACCGCCATCTGCTTTACACTACGGTAATATTTCAGAGTACAATGTTCATAACCTCTATGGGCATTTGGAAGCGAGAGTGACTCGCGCTGCACTAACTAAACTCACAAATCAAAGACCATTTGTACTTTCGAGATCAACATTTGTCGGGTCTGGGAAGTACACTGCACATTGGACAGGAGATATCAGAGCGAGTTGGGACGATCTTCAGTATTCCATTCCGTCTATTTTAAACTTTGGTCTTTTTGGAATCCCGATGGTTGGAGCAGATATTTGTGGTTTTTTTGGTGATACTACAGAGGAGCTTTGTCGACGATGGATACAGCTAGGAGCATTTTATCCTTTCTCGAGGGATCATTCAGAACGCGGTACAACGTATCAAGAACTTTACAGATGGGAATCAGTTGCAATAACAGCAAGGAAAGTGTTAGGTCTTCGTTACCGTCTCCTTCcttatttctatacattaatgtTTGAGGCACATATGGCAGGACTTCCGATTGCACGGCCTCTTTTCTTTACTTTTCCGAAGGACGTTGATACTTACGGTATTAGCTCTCAGTTTCTTCTTGGCAGGGGTGTAATGGTGTCCCCTGTATTGACAGCTGGAGCGGTATTTGTCAATGCATACTTTCCCCAAGGAAACTGGTTTGATCTTTTCGACTATACTCGTTCTGTGAGTGTATCGACTGGAAGATACATCACCCTCAGTGCACCCCCTGATCATATCAATGTTCATGTCCGAGAAG GTAATATACTGGCAATGCAAGGGGAAGCGATGACGACCCAAGCAGCGCGCAGAACACCGTTCAACCTGTTAGTGGTCCTTAGCGAAGAAGGGGCCAGTATCGGGAATCTATTCCTAGACAATGGTGTTGATGTCACCATGGGAAGAGAGAATAAGACATGGAGCTTTGTGGTATTCTCAGCTATATTAACCAATAATTCAGTCATTATTACCTCAAATGTCGTCAACAGAGATTTCGCAGTTGCGCAGAACTGGATTATTAATAAGATAACCATTTTGGGGTTGAGAAACCGGAATAAGGTAAAGGCGTATACATTACAGACAGATGGTAGAGTGGTCCGGAACCATGGATCGAGATTAATATCAAATCTCGACAAGAGAGGGCAGTTCATTGTGGTTGAGATTCCCAACCTACGGTTGTCTGTCGGTTATGATTTCATGTTAAAACTAAAATTAGAGCATAGTGATTGA